TGTGGTAACATTTCCGTCAGTTGAGTACAAAAGTATGCTGTTAAGATCCTATGCTCCATTTGCTTTCCTTCATTTGGGCTGTAGTTTGGCTCTAAAGGCCACTCAACATGCAGTAGAGCGTGTAGGCAACCAAGCAGAGGCATGCGTGGGTTTGAAGTGAACctctcatttaaaaacatactctGGCCCTTTAAGATAGCATTTCCTTTTCCTTTCAGTTTCCTGTTTTAGCCTGGTAATTGACCTCATTTAACTACCGAGATCAATCGAGAACCACAAACTTACAGCACACAGAATCTCTGGTCTCTATGTTACTGACTGTATTCAGGGCTAGTACCTTAATCACATGACCACCTGTAGTGCAAAGAGTGAGACTTGATTACTGGATTATGTGAAAGTGAGTAGAACACAACTATTTTTGGATGCAATCTGTTGTGAGCTGCTACAGCGGTCGCATGTCGGCTGAGAGTCAAAAAGTGTCCGTGtgcaatttattttgtatttaaaaagacCATTCAATGTCATAGTACTAGAGCAGTGATTCTAAAAACTGGGGGCCCAGGATGGATTCAGGAGggggcacagattttgtggcattttatgaaatataaaaattgatcatacattttatgcaatcaaacataataaaaataagaccaccaaccccaaataattgatgttccagcatttgattaacataatgtgtttttttgttttattcaaattctaAGTTTTATTTGGGGGTCCGCAAAGAGATGCcccctacacaaagggggccttaaaACGATAAAAATGAAGAACCACTGACTTAGAGAGACATTTCCACACTATTTCCTGTTATTCCTCAACAGTTTTCTCACAGTCAACTTTTGCATCAAATCTGActaaaacatttactttatattcTGTTTTTGGGCTCTGGTCTGACCACATCTAAATCCAGAGCCTCTTCCTTCTAAGATGAGCCTCTCACTTCCGAGATGAGCATTGAGAAATACTGGTCTGAGTGCAGTGCTGAAAGGCAACTTCTACAAATTCATCATCTCTTCCCATGAATTTGCTTTACTGTACTTGTTGGTATTGAGAATCTGTCCACCTGTCTGGTCTCTCAAACCACTTAATAACAAAGTCAGTCTATGTACAAataacataaatgcaaatgataaACAAAAGTACAAACGGTTTGATAGATGTTGCATATTCATGGtagaaaacatgacaacattaaCACGTACAGCAGGGTACGTTCTGCACAGATGGTTTGTGAAGGATTCCTTTGTGTATCTTTCTCACACAGAAACTAATATGAAAACGTAGACGAATGACCTTTAATACAACTCTTGTGAACTGTATGCTTGTTTGAAGGTAACTGAGTCCCATTTGACCCATAAATAAAAACCAGCACCattaagcttttttttttaaaatagtaaatacaaaaatttcCATGAAATGTTCCTTGATAAGTGTGTGGACATTTAAATTCAAGAGTTTTTTTAATTCCCATTAGATTCATATTACAatacatgtatgtttaaatactttatattaacttgatacatttttctttacattacattaagaGAATCTGGTGGAATAAACGTGCTCATCCTCAAAAGTTACAACATTATGTCATGGACATTGGGTCACAAATGGATACGATCTTCACATTACACATACTAAGCAGGTTTCTGTTTACATCGAGCTCTAACATCTGTAGTGCgggaaaatgacaaaatatggaTAAAAATGTAAGATACAAATGTTATCACAAATTAAAACGGGAAATGCTGTGCATAGCAGGTGCAGACATTCACAGTATGGGAGTTACAAGCTCCCAGTGAAAGCACGTTGTAGTCATGCTGTATCTGAAGTGCACACTGTGTAATCTTACTGACGTCTGTGGGATTTAATACTTGGGGGGTTTGTTCAGCCTTTACAAACTGCTTCCATTATAAAAGACATCCTTCAAAGCACAACACACACGATCACTGCAGCAGCAGGAAGTTGTATAAATAATACCGACAGACAGCCTCAACTTTGTTCTCTGTTGATCAAATAAACAGACTGTAGTAATCATGTGAAGATGCCTCAAGGAGGTATATTTGCTCAGAACAGTAAACGTTTGTGAATTACCATGAATATTTCTGATACTAAAAGCTGGACGGTCAACAAACATAAGACCCAATCACTTCGCAAGAGACCAATGACATGTCCAATGCaatagacatttaaaaaaattaattcatctCTGTTCTGCCTATGGTTTCAGATCACAAGTAATGTTCACAATTGTCtcaaaaacaagttcagaagCAACAGTCCCTAAAACACAGAGGAACACAACCATGTGACTCTCGTACAAAGAGAAGAGCGTTAACCACCTGACCAACTGATCTTCGATCAGCTGAAGTGAATCATCAGGGGCTGATGACAGTGCAATGAGATAACTGCAGCTTTTTCATGGAGGTAGACAATTTGAGAAATCAAAGGCCCATACTACTGTGTCAAGCTATTAAtagttatattaaaatatattatatattatatataatatatatattatatattatatataatatatttcatatgaaatatattatatgaAATCATCTGAACGGATGCGATCTAATACTGCTTCTAAGAAAGGCCTGCACTCTTTCTGAGTTTCTGCTCATAAAGGATCTCACATAAGgataaatgtcaaatgtaaatgtacgttCTTACTCCAGTAACCATCCAGGCTCTGTCCAATCGCAAAATCTgccaaaatgttttcttttggaaCCAGCATTTAAACGAAAATGTGCTTgctgcttttataaaataaaatacacactaTGATGTTGTTATGCTTATAACACAATACATGGTTAGtttcagtgtttgcttttgGACACAAGCTCTCACCTTAATTGGGTTTGAACTGAAACCAATCTTTCTGCTTGGTGGAGGTTCATCTTCTTCCGGAAGTCCGGGGATCTCTGAACAGCTGGATTCTGGTTCATAAGCATCATCATCCTCTGGCTCCTCATCGTCGTCCAGCTGGCTACCTCCGGAGTCCTCTCCGATTCCGCTATATGCGCTGATGTCCACCAAGTCTGCTTCTGAGATATCCTCTCTGTGGGGTTCCTCCTCAGTGCAGGCCTCTCCAGCTGCTTGTCCGATTTCCTCCTTTTGTTCTGAGCTGCTGGTGGCCTCCCCGTTTTCAAGCGAGGTGTGGACATCGGCCTGTACCAGTCTGCTCCCTGCATCTGCCGTGCCGGATGATGGATGCTCCCCAGGTTTGGACGCTTTAACTGCGTGTGAAGCATCCTGGATCTTCTCTAGGTTTGTATTCGCTGTGCCAGATAACACATCTTCACGTGGTTTATTGTTGGGTCCATCTGGCAGAATGCCTGTCCTGAACTTCGGACTCTTAGGAGCAACCTCTGGGTCCTTTTGCTGAGCTCCCTCCTCCTGCGTGTCTGTCGGAGGGACAGCTTGGTCCTCATTGGTGGTTTTTGAGTTGCTTCCTTCAAGCTTGCATGGGGTTGGGGAAGTCGAGGACGGTCGGTGAAGGTTGTTACACTGTTCAAACACAGCACTTAACTGGCTGACCGTAGGAGACACAGCATCTGCGGGACAATCCTCAGGGTCCAGCCTGTCCAAGGACTCTGTACTTCCATTGAAGCGAACCAAAACATCCAGACGGCTGTCCTGAAATCCTGATGCCCGCTCTTTCTTCAACAGGATTCGATTGGTTGCGGCCTGCTTCTCCTGTAGGTGGCGTTGTTCGAATATCTTGCGCGTTTCCTGCAGCTTGGAAACGCTGTTGACTGCCCCGCGTGAACCGCTGCCATCAGTCTTTCCATCAAAGCGGCTAACCCGCTCTGACACAGTCCCGCCGAGTTTGAGCAGAGCACTGTGATCCACATTCTCATTCAGACTGCTCGCTCTAGGGAGAGAAAGTCGGATAGACTGATCGTTGGGCTTCGACGGGTCCCCTTCTTCTCCAGGAGAACCCATCTGCATGAACATGTTCTTGATGCGGTGCACATTGGAGCCGTACCTGCGGCCCCGACCCTGCTGTCGAGGTTTCCCTTCATCTCCATTCACAGCACTTGGGTCTTTTACCGGCTTGAGAGCTTGAATTCCAGCCTCATATGCGTTCCTGTGCGGGGAGGCGCTTCGGGATACGAGGGGGGTGGCTGTGCTGCCGCTGGGTGCAGATGGGGGTTCAGTCTTCATCATGGTTAATCAAACAGCAGTAAAGATGAGCAGAAATGGCACAGCCCTCTGCTTCTACGTCTTAATGCAGGACAGAATGTCAGAAGGCCATCAGGAAACAGTGAAGATCAGTCCATGCAAATCAGAAAAAAGGgagagaaacaaataaaaatgaaacacaaaaatactgtataatgtataacTACAAGGCTTAAATATCAACTAAATCAACTTAAACTTGACTAATATATGAaggcaatcgtggcctaatggttagagactcGGACTTGTAACCCAAATGTCGCTGGTTTTAGCCTCAGTACCAGCAGGGATTATAAGTGAGAGAGTAAATGATCAACGCTCTAATCCACCTTCAATACCATGgctgaggtgagacccttgagcaaggcaccaaTCCCCCCGACTGCTCCCCGGCCGCAGCAATGGCTGTTCACTGTCCTGGGTGTGTTTTcacggtgtgtgtgttactcactgctgtgtgtacatttggATGGGTcaaatgcagagcacaaattacAAATATGGAACACCATACTTGGCCTCAAATCACTTTATTTGAGCCacaagcataaatgtaaaaacggACGAGCACACAACATCAAGTGATGCTATTTGGTGATTAGTAAGTATATAATCATCCCTCATCAGAGTATATAATTCATCACATTAGCAAGACCTTTAAAATTTTACAGATAGCACAGGTATACATTCTAAATCACAAACATCTGAGAGACACCTTATAGATGTTTTTATGACATCTGACACCAgacgtcttgcagatgtaaaaatgcaaaaatgacatcttgcagatgtaaacGCAGACAAAAAATAGATGTCTGCCCAGGAAAACAAGGGACATTGCTTTACAACCTATTTAAAAAGTGTGCTTGTGTGtataatcacattttaaaattaaaataatttacatttattacacacAACAGCAAACACGGATGTGTCTGAGGGGGTCCGCCACGGCCAGATAGATGCCCCAGGGTCAAAAAGCCCTTTTTTTGATTCTCCCACTTTTATAGTAGCCTACACTTCACTTTTCATTCAAAGTATGTTATCATTTCAACTAACTGACATCTTTATATAGTGATATTCAAGAAAAGCGTTAAAAAAACTGTGGTGCAAAACGCTTCCGTAAAAACACATCTCTCGAAGAAACGCTCGAGCGCAATAACGACTATAAAAGCTTTGCTTTCATAGCACATATAAAGGCCGTTAATGGTgcatatttactttaaaaagaaaagctaaACTGGTAACTTAGAAACGGCATATGGTTTATGCTAATGTatcatatttcatttgtaaCGGTATATGATCTTGGTAGGCTATGCATCTATAAGATCTTCTGTCAGATACAGGAAGTCAGAATATGAATGAATTCCCCAAACAACGTAACCAAATGTGAACGAAAGAAAATCGTTTGATGATATTTGTCTATAAGGTTTCATGAATCCCTGGGTAATACCATACATACTAGCATAGACAAGCAGGCTTTGTTGTGATCCCATACCGCTGCTGATGCCAGTAACGTAACGTTAGATGACTTATCTTACCGAGCTTCAGACACGACAATAACggatcttttttcatttttgttgagcTCGAGATAATCCTAATGCGCAAGAAAGACTACATTTGAAATTAAAACTGAgtcctaaatattatttttgtgtcgATAAATGGATTTAATAAAGTGTCAACATATCAAACCTACAGCCTGTCAAAACCCGACACTAGGACCCTGCGGAGCGCCAGGGCCCCGCTTTCTGCAATGATGCCTCGACTTCCTGCATCCTCACCCGTCCACATAACTGTTCTGCTCTGCTagtaataaagaaaagaaaacgcGACAAAACGCGCAAATTACGTGCTCTTTTTCCTGAAGAGTAGATGTTACCTTGTTTGTCGTGTTCATGGAAGACCCTGTGGATTATTCAACGCAAAATCCTTCTGTTCGCAAATCCATTGTGTCCACGAGCCGTTTCGCCCTCTTGATTTCCCCCCACGAGCGTGTGACGCgcctactctctctctctctctctctctctctctctctctgtctctctctctctcacacacacacacacacactttcatcacCAACAgcacacagcatcacacagGTTAACCATTTCAACGAGGCCAACCGCACAAAAACTATAATgttcaaaaaagtatttattacaGCAATTGTGTTTCCAGTTTCCACTGTGTGTGCTAAAGATGCATTTcgtgataaataaatacaagtgGTTTGTAGTAAAGGGAAGATTGTGGATGACAATGTGACATATACACCATGTTCCTTGTGGGATTTCGTTTTTATAGCATATTTTCGTGTTTGGTTATAGTTTAGCAAGTTATTTGTTATATGTtatatttgctgtattttatgGCAAATAAAAGAGttatggttactgtagtaaagacattgttcattttgtaagtcCTTTTCAGTCAACATATACGCATCCTCATTGCGTCATAATAGCGCAGCTTCCTAAATCAGAGCTGTCAACATCCCAAGGACTTGCAAAGATAAGGCTATCTTAAAGATAAGCAAGAACCCGTGTCATAACATGTAAATATCAACACGCATGTCTGTCAGAACATGCAATGCGAAGGCCTCCGAGACACACTGACCCATTTTAGAGAGAATACAGTCTCTTTACAATTCTAGTCAAAAGCTGGTGTGTAGAGAGCGACACCGTGTGGTGAGTCTAAACGTCTAACGCTTGTAAAATCTGTAGCCGGGAACCGGTGTGGAATCTCTCAACCCAAAGAGTCATTGTTAGTGTCAGTCAGTGATTGTGAAAACCATAGAAGAGACTGTATGTACAGTGAGCCCTTAATatgaagtaaaaacaaaatggaaaaactTTTCTATTGGTATTTTGAATTGACATGCTGTTTGAAAGAACTTTGAATAAAGGGATACAGGAGACGTCTTGTGGTTGCACACAACtattataaaatatgataaGATAATCTGTGACAATCTTGTTTGTTGGCTGAGAAGGTTTTTTTGTGAGCTTAAGGCTTTAAGACAGTAAAAATACCTCAATTTTACAGATataattttaatacaatttataaattaaaaacgtTGTAGTCTAAATGTTACCTGTATAACTCACAAATGAGAATACGCAAT
This region of Triplophysa dalaica isolate WHDGS20190420 chromosome 7, ASM1584641v1, whole genome shotgun sequence genomic DNA includes:
- the ppp1r9ba gene encoding neurabin-2, whose translation is MMKTEPPSAPSGSTATPLVSRSASPHRNAYEAGIQALKPVKDPSAVNGDEGKPRQQGRGRRYGSNVHRIKNMFMQMGSPGEEGDPSKPNDQSIRLSLPRASSLNENVDHSALLKLGGTVSERVSRFDGKTDGSGSRGAVNSVSKLQETRKIFEQRHLQEKQAATNRILLKKERASGFQDSRLDVLVRFNGSTESLDRLDPEDCPADAVSPTVSQLSAVFEQCNNLHRPSSTSPTPCKLEGSNSKTTNEDQAVPPTDTQEEGAQQKDPEVAPKSPKFRTGILPDGPNNKPREDVLSGTANTNLEKIQDASHAVKASKPGEHPSSGTADAGSRLVQADVHTSLENGEATSSSEQKEEIGQAAGEACTEEEPHREDISEADLVDISAYSGIGEDSGGSQLDDDEEPEDDDAYEPESSCSEIPGLPEEDEPPPSRKIGFSSNPIKVFTTYSNEDYDRRNDEVDPMAASAEYELEKRVERLDLFPVELEKDKDGLGISIIGMGAGADMGLEKLGIFVKTVTDGGAAHRDERIQVNDLIVEVDGTSLVGVTQNFAASVLRNTSGTVKFVIGREKPGEQSEVAQLIQQTLEQEKWQREMMEQRYNPYMEEDEETGEYATDEEEEMSPMFPNAIEVFDLAENEDMLSPVEMDPEKLAHKFKELQIKHAVTQAEIQQIKRKLAHAEQDKLRWRMEKAQLEQTVRENKERMEKLEGYWMEAQSLCQAVDDHLKETQTQYQALERKYSKAKRLIKEFQQKEIEYLKKETAQRRAQEESEAGHKVETENLQEKITDLESKVGALKNLEPS